In Fusobacterium massiliense, a single window of DNA contains:
- a CDS encoding ribbon-helix-helix protein, CopG family, translating into MNMNVENYIGEKKLISLRLNVSLVEEVNKIADTLSISMTDFIRKAIEKEVKEVNNDFFFRLSQVEYCSEEESNNIIKELKEMEEEDLKKTKRKIISLKKK; encoded by the coding sequence ATGAATATGAACGTTGAAAATTACATAGGAGAAAAAAAATTAATTAGTCTGAGATTAAATGTATCTCTAGTAGAGGAGGTGAACAAAATAGCAGATACACTTTCTATTAGTATGACAGATTTTATTCGTAAAGCTATAGAAAAAGAAGTTAAGGAAGTAAATAATGATTTTTTCTTTAGATTATCGCAAGTAGAATATTGTTCAGAAGAAGAAAGCAATAATATTATAAAAGAATTAAAAGAAATGGAAGAAGAAGATTTAAAAAAGACAAAAAGAAAAATAATATCTCTTAAAAAAAAATAA
- a CDS encoding type II toxin-antitoxin system RelE family toxin, with amino-acid sequence MSETQDEIELVIDYSKVADKFFEKHNDVEEKFLQNLENFYLEKQENIDIKKIKGTKLPQYRMRIGNYRVIFTVNKEIINVYYIFVEKADSRGDIYKK; translated from the coding sequence ATGTCAGAAACTCAGGATGAAATAGAGCTTGTGATAGATTATAGTAAAGTCGCAGATAAGTTTTTTGAGAAACATAATGATGTTGAGGAAAAATTTTTGCAGAATCTAGAAAATTTCTATTTAGAAAAACAAGAAAACATAGATATAAAGAAAATAAAGGGAACTAAACTTCCCCAGTATAGAATGAGAATAGGAAATTATAGAGTGATATTTACTGTGAACAAAGAAATAATAAATGTTTATTATATCTTTGTAGAAAAAGCAGATTCAAGAGGTGACATTTATAAAAAATAG